The Iamia sp. SCSIO 61187 genomic sequence GATGCGGGGGATGCTGGCGGCGGCGTGGCCGTCGCCCTGGAGCTCGAGCGCCCGACTGAGGACCTCGAGGTCGTTGCGCGAGTAGCGGCGCTGGTTCCCCGACGGCCGCCGATCCTCGTGGTCGAGGGCCTCCCCGAGGCGCCGCAGCGGCTGGGGGCCGATGCCGAGCAGGTCGGCGGCCACGGCCACGGTGAAGAGCGGCTCGTCGGGATCTTCGAGCCGGGTGCGCCAGTCCGGTGGGGGGGCGTCCTCCGGGCGGGGCGCGGCCCGGCGGGGGCTCACGCGCTCGACCCGCTGATCGCCTTGGCGCCGCTGCCGACGGCCTTGCGCACGTCGATGCGCCGGGTCTTGGCCGCCTCGCGGAGCGGGACGCGGATGCTGAGGACGCCGTCGTGGTACTCGGCGTCCACGGCCTCGACGTCGAGGGCGTCCCCGAGCACGATGCGGCGGCCGAGGGTGGCCTCGGGTCGCTCGCGCACGAGGAAGCGGGCGCCCTCCGGCGCGGTGGTGCGCCGGGTGGCCTGGATGCGGAGCTCGCCCCGCTCCACCTGGACGTCGATCGAGTCCGGATCGACGCCGGGGAGGTCGAGGTCGACCGTCACCACGTCGCCGTGGCGGTAGGCGTCCATGGCCGTCGTCGGGGTGCCGGCCGCGTCGAACGCGCGGGCCATGGCCTGCAGGTCACGGAAGGGGTCGGTGCGCAGCAGCATGGTCGGTACCTCCTGACGCTGATCGGTTGTCTGCTGACCGCTGATAACTTACCTCTCGCAATCGCGAGAGACAACCCCTCAGGTGGTGCGATCTCCGAGAGCCGTGGCCTCGGATCGACGGACGGCGTCGGCATCGGTCGGGCGCCGGGCCTGGCTGGCCCGGTAGGCGGGCTGGCGGAGGTCGTTGACGAACCCGACCGGCTCCATCCACGGGGGGCACGTGAACGGGTCGAACCGGAGGGCCTCCCCGACGGCGGCGGGGAGCGGGTCGCCGACGGCGACGCGGCCCACGGTGCGCCACGGGGCTCCCGGGCGGGCGACGAGGAGGTCGAGGTCCTGGTCGCCGGCGAACCGGACGCCCACGACGAAGCGGCGGTCGTCGGCGCCGGCGTAGGGCGCGAGGGAGGAGTAGGTCGGGCCCTGCGGGGCGATGGCCGGGCGCAGCAGGTGCCGGGTGATCCGGCCCGCGGCCGACGAGGCCATGGGCACGTCGAGGGTGCTGGGATCGCCGGCCGCCTCGGCGTCGGCGCCGGGCGGGAGCAGCCGGAGGGCGACGCCGAGGACGTCCGGCAGCGGGGTGGGTAGGCCGATGCCGCGGGAGGTGCGCACGATGGCGTCGTGCCGGCCGGCCAGCCCGGCCAGCGGGTGGTCGCCGGTGTCGACGTCCACCACGGCACGGGCAGCCGTCCCGACGGGGTGGAAGGCACGGGCGCGGCGGGCGGCGGCGAGCAGCCCGAGGCCGGCGGCCAGGGGCCGCGAGAGGGTCGGAGCGAGGGCCATGTCTCGCCCTCCCCCCGGACCGGAGGCGCACGCCGGTCCGCCCCGGAGGTTGCGGGCGGCGGGGTCGGCGCGGTAGGTCCGGGGGATGGACGACCGGGAGCTGGTCCGCTACTTCGCCGACCTGGCCCGGCGGCTCATGGCCGAGGAGTCGGTCGAGGCCACCATGCGGGTGATCGTCGACGCCGCCGTCGAGGTCATCGACGGCTGCCACCACGCCTCGATCAGCCACATGCGGGGCCGCTCGCTGGTCAGCGCGTCGAGCAACGACGACATCGGCCACATCCTCGACGGCATCCAGACCGGTGCCGACGAGGGCCCGTGCCTCGACGCCATCCGCACGGGCGAGGCCATGGTGGCCGACGACCTGGCCGTCGACGAGCGGTGGCCGGTGTACGGGCCCCGCGCCGTCGAGTCCGTCGGCGTCATCAGCTCGCTGGGCCAGCCCCTGCACGACGGGCGTCGGATCGTCGGGGCCCTCAACCTGTTCTCCGAGGACCGGGGCACCTTCAGCGGTCACGTCGACGACGACGCCGCGGCCGCGATCCTGGCCGCCCACGCCACCCCGGCCCTGGTCGCCGCCCTCCACCGCGAGAACATGGTCGTCGCCCTCGAGTCCCGCGACGTGATCGGTCAGGCCAAGGGGATGCTCCGGGCCCGCGCCGGCATCGACGAACGGGAGGCGTTCGACCTCCTCGTCAAGGCGTCCCAGCGGATGCAGCTGAAGCTGGCCGAGGTCGCCCGCCGGCTCGTCGACGGTGACCTGGGCGACGACACCACCGGCCCCTGACCCGCGGAGCGGGGTTTCGACGGTCGTCGCCGAGGAGAGTGGGGCGGCCATGGCTCCACCCGGGATGCGCGAGGTCACGACCGATCTGCCCGTCGGTGCCGCGGTGGCGTGGGCGGTCCTCTCGGACCCCACGACCTACCCCCGCTGGCTGGTCGGGGCGGTGGAGATCCTCTCGGTCGACGAGGCGTGGCCCGAGCCGGGGACCTCGTTCCGCCACCGGGTCGGCCTCGGGGGTCCCATCACCACCCAGGACAGCACGACGGTGAAGGCGGTGGACGAGCCCCGGTCGCTCGTCCTCGAGGCCCGGGCCCGACCGTTCGGCCGGGCCCACGTCGAGATCGAGGTCCGACCCGCGGGGGCGGGGTGCGAGGTGGCCATGCGGGAGGGGATGCTGTCGCCGCTCACCCCGCTGACGCCGATGGCCCAGCCGCTGATCACCGCCCGCAACAAGGAGTCGCTGCGCCGCCTGAGCGAGATGCCCGAGCTCGGTGGCGGGAGCTGAGCGCCTGGCGGCCGGTCTGGCTGCCATCAGCGCCGCCGACCAGCGCCTGAGCACCCGCATCGCCGGAGGGCGGGTCCCCCGGTCCGCCGACCCCACCCACCTCCTCGGCCGGGCCAACGGGCTGCCCACCTGGTTCGGCACCGCCGCCCTCCTGGCCACCCGAGGGGGACGGGGCCGCCGGGTCGCCCTGCACGCCGGGGTGGCGGCGGGGACCGCCTCGTGGCTCAACCGTCACGCCCTCAAGCCGCGGTTCGGGCGGACGCGCCCGGACGCGGCCCGCCGCACGACCCCCTCGTTCCCCTCGGGGCACGCCAGCACCGGGTCGGCCTTCGCCACGACGGTCGCCCTCGAGTGGCCGGCGGTGGCGCCCGTGTGCGCCGTCCTCAGTGCGGCCATCTCCATCGGCCGCGTCCGCGACGAACAGCACCACCTCCTCGACGTGGTCGCGGGCACGGTCTTCGGGGTGGCGGTGGCCGTGGCCATCCACCCGGCCGTCGTCGCCGTCGACCGCCGCGTGCGCGCCGGGTTCTCCCCGGCCGTCCCGGGCAGCGAGACTGGCACCCTGCTCCCCACCTCCGAGGCCGCTGAGTGACGACCGTCGACGCCATCGTGATCGGGGCCGGGCCCAACGGCCTCACCGCCGCCAACCTCCTCGCCGACCGGGGCTGGGACGTCCTGGTCCTGGAGGCCAACGACGAGCCGGGTGGCGCGGTCCGGACGGGCGGGGTCACCGCGCCCGGCTTCCGCAACGACCTGTACTCGGCCTTCTACCCCCTGGGCGCGGCATCGCCGGTGATCACCGGGTTGCACCTCGAGGACCACGGGTTGCGCTGGGTGCACGCCCCCCACGTCCTGGCCCACCCCCGGCCGGACGCACCCGGCGCGCTGCTCGACCGGGATCCCGCCGTCACCGCCGCCTCCCTCGACGCCGACACCCCCGGCGACGGCGACGCCTACCTGGAGCTCCACGCGCGGTGGGAGCGGGTCGGGCCCGCCCTCATCGCCGGCCTGCTGAGCCCGTTCCCGCCGGTGCGGGGCGGCATCCGGCTGGCTGCGGCCACGCTGGGCCGCGACGCCCGCGACACGGCGCGCATGGCGATCATGCCCGTGCGCCGGATGGTCGAGGAGCGCTTCCGGGGCGAGGCGGCGCGCCTCCTCTTCGCCGGCAACGCCCTCCACGCCGACCTCACCCCCGAGAGCGCCGGCAGCTCGCTGTTCGGGTGGCTGCTCGTCGCCCTGGGGCAGACGGTCGGGTTCCCCGTGCCCGAGGGCGGGGCCGGGCAGATCATCGCCGCCATGGTGCGCCGGCTCGAGGCCGGGGGCGGTGCCCTGCGCACGGGGACTCGCGTCGAGACCGTGCGCGTCGAGCACGGGCGGGCCACGGGCGTGGTGATCGCCGGTGGGGAGGTGGTGCACGCCCGGCGGGCGGTGCTGGCCGACACCCACGTCGTCGCCCTCTACGAGCACCTGGTCGGCGTCGAGCACCTGCCGGCGAAGGTCGTCGCCGCCCTCGACCGGTTCCAGGCCGGCTCGGGCACCATCAAGGTGGACTGGGCCCTGTCCGGCCCCATCCCGTGGATCGACGAGGGCGCCCGGCGGGCCGGGACGGTGCACGTCGCCCACTCGCTCGACGAGCTGACCCGGTCGGCGACCGACCTGGCCGTCGACGCCATCCCCGCCGACCCCTTCCTGCTCATCGGGCAGATGACCACGACCGACCCGACCCGCTCGCCGGCGGGCACCGAGTCGGCCTGGGCCTACACCCACGTCCCGCAGCTGACGCGACGCGACTCCGGGCCCGACGGCCTCACCGGCCGGTGGGACGAGGCCGAGCTGGCGACCTTCGCGTCCCGCATGGAGGCGCGCATCGAGGAGCTGGCCCCCGGGTTCGGTGACCTGGTCCTGGCCCGGCACCTCGCCGGCCCCCACGAGCTGGAGGCCGCCAACGCCAACCTGCGCGGCGGGGACATCGGCGGCGGCACCTCGCAGCTCCACCAGCAGCTGCTGTTCCGGCCGCTCGGCGGCGCCGGCGCCGGCCGGGCCGAGACGCCGATCGCCGGGCTCTACCTGGCCTCGGCGTCGGCGCACCCCGGCGGTGCGGTCCACGGCGCGTGCGGCGCCAACGCCGCCCGCGCCGCGGTGGCCCACGACCGCCTCCAGCGCCTCCGCTCGCGCCTCCCCGTCTGAGGCCGCTTCACCCGGGGCCCGTCGGGGAGGGCCGCGCCATGACCGCAGACGGCACGAAGATCCAAGAGCTGGTGGACGGCATCCCGATCGCCATGGTGACGACCCGCGGGCCCGACGGCGAGCTGCGGGGCCGGCCGCTCGCCGCCCAGCGGGTCGACGCCGACGGGACCATCTGGTTCCTCGTCGACCGCCACGCCGAGTGGGTCCGGCCCGACCTCGGAGAGACCAGCGTCGCCTTCGTCGATGACACCACCTGGGTGTCGGCGACCGGGTGGTCGACGACCACCGCCGACCCGGCCGTGCTCGAGGACCTGGGCGACCCGGTCACCGACACCTGGTTCGAGGACGGGGCCGAGCCCATCGCCCTGCGGGTGGTCGTCGACCACGCCGACTGGTGGGACGCCCCGGGCCGCCTCCGCCAGATGTTCGCCCTGGCCGGCGCCAAGGTGGTCCGACACCAGCCGGACATGGGCGAGCGCGGCGTCGCCGAGCCCTGACCTCCCCGCCCCGAGATCGGATCGGCCGCCCGTGCGACCGATCCGATCACAGCCGGGCGGCTAGGGCTGGAGGACGACCTTGATGCAGCCGTCGTCCTTCTTCTGGAACGTCTCGTACATCTCCGGGGCCTGCTCCAGCGGGACGCGGTGCGTCGCCAGGTCGAGGGTGCCCAGCGGGTCGGTCTCGTCGTCGACGAGGGGCAGGATGTCGTCGACCCAGCGCCGGACGTTGGCCTGGCCCATGCGGATGGTCAGCTGCTTGTCGAACATCTGGAGCACGGGGAGCGGGTCGGCGGCCCCGCCGTAGACGCCGCTGATCGAGAGGGTGCCGCCCCGGCGCACGACGTCGATGGAGGCGAGCAGGGCGGCGAGGCGATCGATGCCGGCCTTCTGCATCAACGGGTCGGCGACCTTGTCGGGCAGCAGGCCGACGAGGGCGTGGGCCAGCTTCCCGGCCCCCGAGCCGTGGGCCTCCATGCCCACCGCATCGATCACCGCGTCCGGGCCTCGTCCGCCGGTGCGGTCGCGCAGGAACCCGGCGAGGTCGTCGCCCTGCTCCTGGAAGTCGACCGGCTCGATGCCGTGGCGCTCGGCCATGGCCAGGCGCTCGGGCACCAGGTCGATCCCGAAGACCTGCGACGCGCCCTGCAGGCGGGCGATCCGAGCGCTCATCTGCCCGATGGGCCCCAGGCCGAAGACGGCCACGGTGCCGCCCGGGGGGACGTCGGCGTAGGCCACCGCCTGCCAGGCGGTGGGCAGCACGTCGGACAGGAAGAGGTAGCGGTCGTCGGGCGGCCCGTCGGACACCTTGACCGGGCCGTAGTGCGCCTGCGGCACGCGGAGGTACTCGGCCTGGCCGCCGGGGACCTGCCCGTAGAGCTTGGTGTAGCCGAGGAGGGCGGCTCCCGTGCCGTGCTCGTGCACCTGGGTCGTCTCGCACTGGGACTGGAGGCCCTGGGAGCACATCCAGCAGCTGCCGCACGAGACGTTGAAGGGGATGACGACCCGGTCGCCCGGCGCGACGTGGGTCACCGCCGAGCCCACCTCCTCGACGATGCCCATCGGCTCGTGGCCGAGGATGTCGCCCTCCTCGAGGAAGGGCCCGAAGAGCTCGTACAGGTGCAGGTCGGAACCGCAGATCGCCGTCGAGGTCACCCGGATGACGGCATCGGTGTCCTCCTCGATCTTCGGGTCGGGGACGTCGTCCACCCGGACGTCACGCTTGCCGTGCCACGTCAGTGCCTTCATGCATCGATCTCCTGGTTCGGGGGTCCCGGGGACCTCCCCACCCGACCTCGGCTCACGCAGCGCTCCTCCGAACTGGTGACGCGTCAGCACAGGGCGCTGAGGTAGGAGGCGAAGCCGCCCTCGAGCCGGCTCGTCAGGCGCCCGCTGGTGGTGACCCGGAGGTCGTCGACCCCGATGGTGCGGGCCCCGGCCCGGGCCAGGCGGTCCCACAGCTCGCGGTCCTCGCCGCAGGCGGCGGGACCGCACCCGCCGACGGCGCGCCACCACGACGCCCGGACGCCGAGGTTGGCCCCGTGCACGTGCCCGTGCCCCAGACCGGTCCCGCCGGGGGCGAGGGAGGCGACGTAGCGACCGGGGAGGGCGGGGTCGGAACCGGACCAGTCGACCCCGACGAGGCCGGCCACCCCGTCGTAGCCCCGCCGGGCCCAGCGCAGCTGGGTGTGGAGCCACGTCGGGTCGACGTTGGTGTCGGCGTCGGTGGTGGCGAGCCAGGTGGCCTCGGGCGCCCCGCCGGCGTGGGCGAGGGCGGTCTCGAGGGCCAGCGCCCGGGCCCGGCCCACGCCCAACCCGGTCGTGGTGACCACGCTGCCGGTCACGCCGGCGTCGCGGAGGGCGGCGTGGGCCCGCTCGGCGGTGCGGTCCGTGCAGCCATCGGCGACCACGACGACCGACACCGGGACGGGGCTGCGGCGAGCCGCCCGTCCCAGGGCGACCAGGCAGGCCTCGATGGTCGTCTCCTCGTCACGGGCCGGGATGCCCACGGCGACGGCTGTCACGGCCTCGGGACTCATCGCTGCAGCACGTCCAGGACGAACCCCTCCTCGACCAGGCGGCTGAGGGACGTGAGCCCGGGGTGGGCGCGGAGGCGCTCGTGGACCTCGTCGCCGGTCCAGGTGTGCTCGTCGACCGAGGGACGGTGGTGGACGGCAACCAGGTCGCCGCCGGGGACCAGGGCCTCCACCGCCCGGTCGAGGACGGCGTCGAGCTCGGGCGAGGACAGGTAGTACAGGACCTCCGAGAGGACGACGAGGTCGAACGATCCGGCGGGCCAGTCGTCGGGGATGCGGCCCTCGACCACCGTCACCCCGGGCAGCCCTGCGCACCGCTCCCGCGTGGCGGCCACGCCGCGGGGGTGACGCTCCATTGCCAGGTGGTCCGGGGAGCGGGCGGCGAGCAGGGTCGTCAGCACCCCGATCCCGCAGCCCGGCTCGAAGCTGCGGTCGTAGCGGGGGCGCGGGAGGGCGGCAGCCGTGAGCCGGTACTTGCGGGCCTCGGACCAGCGGGTCGCGTGGGCCCAGGGGTCGTCGCTGCGACCCCACCACTCGTCGAAGTACGCGTCGGGCGTGGGCGGGCGCACGTCAGCCGACCCGCACCAGCTCGGGGCCGGCGAGCATCGCCGCCAGCTCGTGGGGGTGGACGACCGGCCCGTCCTCGGGGTGCGGGCCGAGCGGGTGCAGCTGCGAGCGGAAGCACGCCGCCGCCGCCTCCCGGGCCGCCTGCGTCTCCGGGTCGGGGTGCAGGGCCCGGGCGCCGTCCCGGGCCGCCCCGCCGTCGCGCACGGCCGCCCAGATGGCCACCTCCCAGAGCGCCGCCCCCCGGCGACGGGCGGCCCGCGCCGCGGCCCGGCCGGTGGCGTCGTGGTCGGGGTGGCCGTCGTGGCGCCACGGGGCGATGAGGGTGGTGGCGTCGTCGACGGCGGCCTCGATGACCCGGGCCAGCGCGTCCTCGTGCTCGACGACGGCGCCGTCGGGCAGACCCAGGCGCTCGATCGCCGGCGCCACACCGAGGACGGTGAGGGCCCGGCGCCGCTCGGCGGCCCGCACCGTTCGGAGCTCGTCCGGGGTGGTGCACCGGGACCAGCGGTGCGACGCCTCGCCGTCGGTGACGGCCAGCACGGTGGTCGCCACCCCCTCGGATCGGAGCCACCGGAGCAGCACGCCGGTGCCCAGCACCTCGTCGTCGGGGTGCGGCGCGACGACGACGGCCCGGCGCCCGACGGGTGGCGGAGCGCCGTCCCACGTCGGTGCGGCGAGGGTGGTCGGGGCGCTCACGGGAGGTCCCCGGCGGTGAGGTCGTGGCAGGCCAGCGCGACCGCGGCGGAGAAGGGCTTGAGCTGGCTCAGGTAGACGGTGAGGTCGGCGACCCGACCGGCGTGGTCGGGCCGGTGGCAGAGGGCCGATGCGCCGAGGGCCCGGGTGGTGAGGTCGAGGACGGCGCGGGCG encodes the following:
- a CDS encoding zinc-dependent alcohol dehydrogenase — translated: MKALTWHGKRDVRVDDVPDPKIEEDTDAVIRVTSTAICGSDLHLYELFGPFLEEGDILGHEPMGIVEEVGSAVTHVAPGDRVVIPFNVSCGSCWMCSQGLQSQCETTQVHEHGTGAALLGYTKLYGQVPGGQAEYLRVPQAHYGPVKVSDGPPDDRYLFLSDVLPTAWQAVAYADVPPGGTVAVFGLGPIGQMSARIARLQGASQVFGIDLVPERLAMAERHGIEPVDFQEQGDDLAGFLRDRTGGRGPDAVIDAVGMEAHGSGAGKLAHALVGLLPDKVADPLMQKAGIDRLAALLASIDVVRRGGTLSISGVYGGAADPLPVLQMFDKQLTIRMGQANVRRWVDDILPLVDDETDPLGTLDLATHRVPLEQAPEMYETFQKKDDGCIKVVLQP
- a CDS encoding SRPBCC family protein — encoded protein: MAPPGMREVTTDLPVGAAVAWAVLSDPTTYPRWLVGAVEILSVDEAWPEPGTSFRHRVGLGGPITTQDSTTVKAVDEPRSLVLEARARPFGRAHVEIEVRPAGAGCEVAMREGMLSPLTPLTPMAQPLITARNKESLRRLSEMPELGGGS
- a CDS encoding phosphatase PAP2 family protein encodes the protein MAGAERLAAGLAAISAADQRLSTRIAGGRVPRSADPTHLLGRANGLPTWFGTAALLATRGGRGRRVALHAGVAAGTASWLNRHALKPRFGRTRPDAARRTTPSFPSGHASTGSAFATTVALEWPAVAPVCAVLSAAISIGRVRDEQHHLLDVVAGTVFGVAVAVAIHPAVVAVDRRVRAGFSPAVPGSETGTLLPTSEAAE
- a CDS encoding NAD(P)/FAD-dependent oxidoreductase; translation: MTTVDAIVIGAGPNGLTAANLLADRGWDVLVLEANDEPGGAVRTGGVTAPGFRNDLYSAFYPLGAASPVITGLHLEDHGLRWVHAPHVLAHPRPDAPGALLDRDPAVTAASLDADTPGDGDAYLELHARWERVGPALIAGLLSPFPPVRGGIRLAAATLGRDARDTARMAIMPVRRMVEERFRGEAARLLFAGNALHADLTPESAGSSLFGWLLVALGQTVGFPVPEGGAGQIIAAMVRRLEAGGGALRTGTRVETVRVEHGRATGVVIAGGEVVHARRAVLADTHVVALYEHLVGVEHLPAKVVAALDRFQAGSGTIKVDWALSGPIPWIDEGARRAGTVHVAHSLDELTRSATDLAVDAIPADPFLLIGQMTTTDPTRSPAGTESAWAYTHVPQLTRRDSGPDGLTGRWDEAELATFASRMEARIEELAPGFGDLVLARHLAGPHELEAANANLRGGDIGGGTSQLHQQLLFRPLGGAGAGRAETPIAGLYLASASAHPGGAVHGACGANAARAAVAHDRLQRLRSRLPV
- a CDS encoding Hsp20/alpha crystallin family protein, which translates into the protein MLLRTDPFRDLQAMARAFDAAGTPTTAMDAYRHGDVVTVDLDLPGVDPDSIDVQVERGELRIQATRRTTAPEGARFLVRERPEATLGRRIVLGDALDVEAVDAEYHDGVLSIRVPLREAAKTRRIDVRKAVGSGAKAISGSSA
- a CDS encoding GAF and ANTAR domain-containing protein codes for the protein MDDRELVRYFADLARRLMAEESVEATMRVIVDAAVEVIDGCHHASISHMRGRSLVSASSNDDIGHILDGIQTGADEGPCLDAIRTGEAMVADDLAVDERWPVYGPRAVESVGVISSLGQPLHDGRRIVGALNLFSEDRGTFSGHVDDDAAAAILAAHATPALVAALHRENMVVALESRDVIGQAKGMLRARAGIDEREAFDLLVKASQRMQLKLAEVARRLVDGDLGDDTTGP
- a CDS encoding pyridoxamine 5'-phosphate oxidase family protein, with translation MTADGTKIQELVDGIPIAMVTTRGPDGELRGRPLAAQRVDADGTIWFLVDRHAEWVRPDLGETSVAFVDDTTWVSATGWSTTTADPAVLEDLGDPVTDTWFEDGAEPIALRVVVDHADWWDAPGRLRQMFALAGAKVVRHQPDMGERGVAEP
- a CDS encoding glycosyltransferase family 2 protein, whose amino-acid sequence is MSPEAVTAVAVGIPARDEETTIEACLVALGRAARRSPVPVSVVVVADGCTDRTAERAHAALRDAGVTGSVVTTTGLGVGRARALALETALAHAGGAPEATWLATTDADTNVDPTWLHTQLRWARRGYDGVAGLVGVDWSGSDPALPGRYVASLAPGGTGLGHGHVHGANLGVRASWWRAVGGCGPAACGEDRELWDRLARAGARTIGVDDLRVTTSGRLTSRLEGGFASYLSALC
- a CDS encoding class I SAM-dependent methyltransferase, yielding MRPPTPDAYFDEWWGRSDDPWAHATRWSEARKYRLTAAALPRPRYDRSFEPGCGIGVLTTLLAARSPDHLAMERHPRGVAATRERCAGLPGVTVVEGRIPDDWPAGSFDLVVLSEVLYYLSSPELDAVLDRAVEALVPGGDLVAVHHRPSVDEHTWTGDEVHERLRAHPGLTSLSRLVEEGFVLDVLQR
- a CDS encoding PIG-L deacetylase family protein; this translates as MSAPTTLAAPTWDGAPPPVGRRAVVVAPHPDDEVLGTGVLLRWLRSEGVATTVLAVTDGEASHRWSRCTTPDELRTVRAAERRRALTVLGVAPAIERLGLPDGAVVEHEDALARVIEAAVDDATTLIAPWRHDGHPDHDATGRAAARAARRRGAALWEVAIWAAVRDGGAARDGARALHPDPETQAAREAAAACFRSQLHPLGPHPEDGPVVHPHELAAMLAGPELVRVG